The following coding sequences are from one Mus pahari chromosome X, PAHARI_EIJ_v1.1, whole genome shotgun sequence window:
- the Nbdy gene encoding negative regulator of P-body association: MGDQPCASGRSTLPPGNTREPKPPKKRCVLAPRWDYPEGTPSGGSTTLPSAPPPASAGLKSHPPPPEK, translated from the coding sequence ATGGGGGACCAACCTTGTGCCTCCGGGAGATCCACGCTCCCACCAGGAAATACGCGGGAACCCAAGCCTCCAAAAAAGCGCTGTGTCCTGGCTCCGCGGTGGGATTATCCTGAAGGGACTCCCAGTGGAGGTAGTACCACTCTCCCCTCGGCGcctcctcctgcatctgctgGACTCAAGTCGCACCCTCCTCCTCCGGAGAAGTag